A stretch of DNA from Virgibacillus proomii:
AATATGCCATTTCACATGCCATCATTGAAGCTTGTACGGCATCTTTATCACGAACAAAGCTGCTAATTAAATAACCATAGCTTTCTTCATAACCAAATACAAATGATTCACCGGTTGAATCAAACTGTCTAATCTTTTCACCAATAAATTTAAACCCTGTAAGTGTATTAACCGTTTTAATACCATAATAGTCGGCTACAGCCTTTCCAAGCTCGGATGTAACTACTGTTTTTAACATGCGGCCACTCTTTAATAAATTTAAATCACTATGGGATAAAATATAATCGAACATTAAAGCCCCAAGCTGATTTCCAGTTAATACCTGATATTCACCAGCTTTGTTTTTTACAGCTACTCCCAATCTATCTGCGTCAGGGTCTGTTGCTAATAAAATAACCGCATCGGTCTGCTTCCCCTTTTCTATTGCCAAAGCGAATGCTTGATGTTCTTCAGGATTCGGCGAGGCAACAGTGGAAAACTCTGGATCAGGAATAGCTTGTTCCTTGACCATGTGAACTTTTTTGAAATTCAATTGTTTTAAACCTTGAGGAACTAATTCATAAGCCGTTCCGTGTAAAGGTGTGAAAACAACTGGCATGTTTTTTTCTTTGGCTATTTCCGTAGATGGTAACTTTGATATTTGCAATAATCTCTGTAAATATGCATTATCAACTTCATCTTTGATCCAAATTAGCAGTTCTTTTTCCTCTAACTCCGCTTTTTCTATAACTGGAACTGTCAATTCATCTTCTGTCTGATTAATATATGTAATAATATCAGAAGCTTGACTCGGTGTAATTTGCCCACCATCCTCATTGTATACTTTAAAACCATTATATTCTGGCGGGTTATGGCTGGCTGTAATCATTACTCCAGCAACTGTTCCTAAATAACGCACTGCAAATGATAATAGTGGAGTCGGTCTAAGCGAAGAAAATACATATGCAGCAATACCATATGCACCTAATACTTTTGCAGTTTCTAAGGCAAATTCTTTTGACATATGCCTAGAATCATAAGCAATAACAACACCGCGATCTCTCACATTCACGGTATTTTCTAATAAATAGTTTGCTAGACCATCTACTGCTTTACGAATGGTGTATACGTTCATCCGATTGATACCAGGTCCAATCACACCACGCATGCCGCCGGTACCAAAGGTTAATTCCTTATAAAATGCATCCTCCAATGCTATAGGATCGTCTTTTAACTTTGCTAGTTGTGTTTTTAAATCTGGTTCAAGATCTCGAAAGGAATTCCACTTTTCATATATGTGCTCCCAGCTTTTCATTGTCTGTCCTCCAACCATTTAATCTATACGAATTTTAGCATATTTCATCGAATTATTCTATGGTAACCCTTTCCCTCGTTTAGAATACGTGTAAAATGGATAAATTAATAGAAAATGTTTTTTTAGCTGACCTTTATTTTTATCCCACCTCTAAGGGACATAAGACTTCTACTTCAAGATTGATAGAGAATACAAAAAATTACAAGTGGAAATGACGCCTAAATGGTCGATTATTTGGAACGATAGACAGCAAGGGACTACGACATCGATCCATCGACAGAAAAGTGCTTTCCTTTTTCAAAGAATGTAAGGCTTCTTAATTAGGCAAAAAAAACGTTTTTTAAGAACAAAGTGTGCTTTTTCAGCAATAACGGCGTTTTTCAAAGGCCGCCTGAGAGTTTCAGCTTTTATTCTACTTCTTATCATGGTTGAGGGAACAAATAGTTTCCTTATCTGATGACAACGAAAAGCTGATCCTTATCACATGCTTTTTTCAAGAGTTACACTTTCTATTTTTATGATAAAAAGGTAAAATAAACCGTAGATGAACTCGGAAAGTAGGGGATGTATTTGGTCAATAAACGTTGGTTTCAGGTTTTAGTATTTTTTATCTTATTTTTTACGTTAGTTCTATTAATCTCTGTTACTAATTTTATATTTACTCCGTTTATAAAAATTGTTGGTTCGGTAGCCGTACCAGTTATCGGAGCAGGAATACTCTATTATTTAACAAAACCGTTAGTAAATTTTTTTGAACGGATGAAAATAAATCGAATCATTTCTATTATCCTTGTATTTGTGGTTTTAATTCTTGTTGGGGTATTTGTCTATATGTATATTGCACCTATTGCTCAACAGCAATTTAGGAACTTAATTAATAATGTTCCTAAAATGGTAAACTGGGCACAGGATTTGATTTCTTTATGGCAATCGAATCAAACAGCCATACCAGAACAGGTAGACAAAGCCATTAATGACTTTACAAATAACTTGCAATCACATATTGACAGCATGTTAAATTATCTGTTTGGTTTTATCGGTCATATAATTGGCTTTGTTACATCCTTAGTACTTGTACCATTCTTCTTGTTCTTTATGTTAAAAGACGAAGAAAAGCTAGTTCCATTTATTACGCAAGTATTTTCTAAGAAAAAAGCTGCGAATATTCGTGCATTGCTTGCAAAGCTTGACGGAACGTTAACTTCATTTATTCAAGGACAGCTGATTGTAAGTTTTGCTGTAGGGGTTTTATTATTTATTGGTTATTTAATTATCGATTTAAATTATTCCCTGACACTTGCCTTATTTGCTATGGTGATGAATGTTATCCCATTTGTCGGGCCATTTATTGCCGTTATTCCTGCATTAATCGTTGGTGCTTTTCAGGAACCTATAATGGTCATTTGGGTTTCGATAGTCATGATCACGGCCCAGCAAATTGAAAGTAATTTAATCTCGCCAAATGTTATGGGAAGAGCGTTGGATTTACATCCGTTAACAGTTATTACTGTCATTCTAGCGGCAGGAAGTATTGCTGGCTTTTTAGGTATTTTATTTGCTGTACCATTTTATGCCGTTATTAAAACGATCATTATCCACTTTTACCAAACATATGTCGATTCAAAAAAAAATAAAGAGGATGCATTACTTTAATTCATATAAAACGGAAGCGAGATGTAAGACTTCGCTTCCGCTTTATCCCATATCTAACTGGCAGTAAGATCTCCACCTAGAGGAGTAAGAGGAATCAAGAAATCTAGGTGGAGAAAACTTGCAATAAATGTCCGATTGGTTCAAGGGTCTTTAGGTCACAGCCCTTGCCGGTACTACCATGAGTGGGGGGTGAAAGAAAACAACCCCTCATAGTAGTTACCCTTTATCATTAAACATGTTAGAAGTTAATGCGTCGTTATAAAAGAAAAGGTTCTTCTTGTTTTGTAAAGCAATTCTTCGTTACACTAGAGTAAAAAGGGAGAGACTGGAGATGTCTAAACAAAAATTACTTGCTAAACTGGATGAATTAAAATCTGATTATGTCCGGATCCAAGGGGATATGGATAAGCTGGAATATGTAGGTGGTCGAGTTTCATCTGCGGAAGAACAGCTTATTCGTTTGGAAGGGGAAATTGCGGAAGTAAATAAACAACTAGTTGAATTAGAAAAATAGCTTGGCTCATCCCCAAGCTATTTTTCTAATTCTATTCTTCCATTTCAAGTTATCCTCAAAATTAATTTTCTTTATTTTGCCCATTTCGCTGATTATCCAATTTTGCTTGAATTTTTGCTTTTTCTTTATTTGGTGGAGTTAAGCTAACAATTCGGTCACCTACTGCCGGTACTGTCCGCATTTCCTCGGAGTAAAACTTGAGTTGTCCAGATGGTTTAATCAAATACAGAAAAACGGTCGAATCATCTTTATCCGCTAAATATTGCTTATAATTATATTGCGAAGTTAACGTCGTCTGTCTAAAAACATAATGGTTATCCAACTTATCCAATAAATCTTCCATCGTAAATTTTTTATCAAATAAAATACGCCCGCCAACTCTAGATACAACTGTTGCTTCTTTACTCAATTGATCGAATGGGCTTATTTTAAACACATTTGTTCGACCATACTCCGGCATAAATGTCGTACACACTAATGAATTAAACGCATGATCATCCGTTGCAGCCAGCAGATACTCAAAAGGGATCGTGTCTAAGTTGTATTCGGTCTGCTCAGACAAAATATTCCCATGGTAAAAATTAATCCCGGCCTCACGTACGGGGCGAAGTCTTTCCCATGAAGAATCGACAATAATGACTGGAAAATTCGCCTTGGACAACGATTTTGCTAACTCCACTGTAAATCGATTTGCTCCAATGATTAAAGCCCCTGGTTTTCCTTCCATAGATAGATGTAGCTTTTTTGATAACCAGCCAATCGAAAAACCATGTGCCACAACGGTAAAGAAAACAAGACCAAAGGTAAGAGTAGTTAAAATATGTGCATCCTCATAACCCTGTTCGGTTAAAACACCCGCAAAATAGCCAGACACGGTTAGTGCTACAATTCCTCTTGGAGCAATCCATCCTACTAATGCTTTCTCATTAAAGGATAGGCTTGTTCCAATGGTTGAAAGAAAAATCGATAATGGTCTAACGGCAAACATCATTAACAAAACATAACCGATAATATTGGGGCTAAAAATTTGCAGCAATGTCTCTAATTGTAAAGATGCAGTTAACATGATGAAGATCGTGGAAATAAGCAAAATAGAGATATTTTCTTTAAAATGGCGCATATCTGAAATAGAACTGATTCCCATATTAGCTAGCGTAATTCCCATTGCGGTAACGGATAACAAGCCCGTTTCATGAACAATCTCATCCGCAACTGTAAAACAAAGAATCACGACAATAACGACAGCTGGCGACTTTAAAAATTCCGGAATATGCCCGGTTTCAAACATCCAGCCAATCCCTTTTCCACATGCCCAGCCAAAGATAGCAGCAAATATGGAAGCAGCAAAAAATAGTAACAGTTGGTTTATATCTGGATTTGTTGCCGTTAAAAAGGTGATAATCTCAAAAGCAAAAACGGCTAGTAATGCACCAATCGGATCAACGATAATCCCTTCCCATTTCAGGATTTTTGCAGGCCTTGCCTTTAACTTGGATTGACGTAACAATGGCATAATAACTGTTGGGCCAGTAACAATAAACAAGCCGCCAATCACAAATGCAACGGCCCAGGAAAGCCCGGCAATATAATGGGCAGTAAGAGAGCCGAGAATCCAGGCGATAAATGCACCAACTGTAGAAATGCGAAATACCGGCTTACCAAGCCCTCGCAGCTCTTTAAAATTTAAATTTAAACTACCCTCAAATAATATAATAGCAACAGCTACAGAAATGATCGGGCTATATAAATTACCAAAGTCTTCCTCAGGATTCATAATACCTAAAACAGGCCCAGCCAACAGACCTGTGATCGACATTACAACAATTGCCGGCATTCGATAACGCCATGCAACCCATTGTGAACCAATCCCTAAAAGACCTATTAGCATGATTTCAAATAATAAAGACGGAACCATGTCATACCCCCTAGTTTAAATATATTATAAGGCGCCAATATTGAATTCATTCCATCCCCAATAATGACTCCCACACTTCTTGGATCGCGAGTAGTTTCTGCTAAGGCAACCTTAAAAATATAAATCTAAGTTGTGCTAGCGAAACGAGCTAGAAAACCCAGACTATGCATTCCTTTTTAAAACACCTTTCCAAAGTTTAGAAAAACTTGGCTTGTCGCCAAGTCTTTATGGCGAAAGCTATCGTTTTTCTTATACGATAAAGTGAAACTTCATTCAGTAGGAGTTTGCTTCCCTCTCCTACTGAATGTTAGTTGAACCAATCGGGCATTTAGGTGCCGTTTTCTCCAATTTAAACTTCTCGGAAGTTGTGGCTTTACGGCACCTTACATGCGGGATAAAGCTAAAGTTTTATACTTTACTTATAGCGCAAGAAAGCTTGGCTATCTTCAGCCCTGACGTTTAGCAACCTGTTCGTTGCACTTATACATTTTTAACGCATAAGATAAAAACATTTTAAAGGGGAATAGCAAGAATGTAAACTGTTTTATAGAAACATGATTGTAAAATAATAATTGCAAACTTTTTTTCTTTTCCATGTATTTATTGACAATTAAAACAAACTACTGTTATTATAGTTGCTGCTTTCATTATTTTTCAGAAAATAACGTCCAAATGCTTTAGCAGTAACCTTAAGGATTCAAGCACTTTTATTTTTATTGTCAGTTAATTTGGAAAAATCAGCTTATTATTTATTTTATTTTTATATTTTAGAAAGAGGGAAAGAAATTGAAAAAAGATACGTTTATCGTCGGCTTTATGTTATTTGCCTTATTTTTTGGTGCCGGTAATTTAATCTACCCACCTGTATTAGGGGTGTCTTCAGGTTCTTCATTTTTTTCAGCCATTGTAGGATTTATCATGACTGGAATCGGGCTCCCTGTCCTTGCTGTTACTGCTATCTCCTATGTAAAAGAAGATGCTAGGGAATTAGGTAACCCCGTACACCCGTTATTTGGACTATTTTTTACTTGTCTTGTTTATTTAGCGATCGGACCCTTTTTTGGAATTCCTAGAGCTGCTACAGTAGGTTATGAAATGAGTATCGAACCTTTTCTAACAACAGCCTCCTCAGAAAGTTTATGGTTGTTTACAAGTATATTTTTTCTAGCTGTTTTTTTAGTGAGCCTAAATCCTTCCAAAATGGTTGACCGAATTGGCCAAATTTTAACGCCGATCTTATTGCTTTCGATAGCCATCCTTGTCATTGGCGGCCTTCTTTTATTTGATAAACCACTTCAGCCAGCTACAGGAGATTATAAGGAAAGCCCGTTTTTCACTGGTTTTATTGAAGGTTATTTAACAATGGATGCCATAGCAGCTTTGGCATTCGGGATTATTGTTGTACAAACATTTAAAGAACGTGGACTTTCATCTCGACAAGCGCTAATTAAAGCTACGTTAAAGGTAGGATTTATCGCCGGAATAGGCTTAATTATTGTTTATACTACTCTCGGTTGGATTAGTGCGAAATTGCCAAAAGGGGAACTGTTTGCAAATGGTGGCGAGATATTGTCTCATGCTGCTACAAGCATTTTTGGCACGTCAGGCACATTATTACTTGGGATTATCGTTACATTAGCCTGTTTTACAACATCTGTAGGACTCGTCGTTGCAACTGCTCAATTTTTCGTAAAAATCAGTCCACTATCATACAAATGGCTTGCGGTTATTATTACACTAGCAAGTTATTTAATTGCTAATCAAGGACTTAATACGATTATTCGCTTTTCTGTTCCAGCATTAGTATTTTTATATCCAATCGCTATTGTGCTGATTCTGTTAACATTTATGCAACCTTTATTTGGTAGTAGGAAAGCTGTTTACCGAGGAGCTATTCTATTTACTTCCATTGTGAGCTTGTATGATGGCTTACAAGAGTTAGAAGTAACCATTCCACTAGTTACTGATTATTTTGCCGTGCTTCCATTTAGCAATATTGGATTAGGCTGGCTGGTACCTGCTCTAATCGGGGGTATTCTTGGCTGGATTCTATCTCTATTTCGACAACATCGACCTCTTCATGAACAGGGGTAAGAGATCCCTATGAAAGCAAATTACTTTTTTACAATCCAAAGATCAGTTATCCTAACCTTTTCAGCTAAACTAAAGGGGATATTATGTTAAGATAAAGGATGTAAAGGAGGACGCTCCAAATGGGTGTACGAGAAGAAAAGTTATTACAGACCTATTTTGGTTATGAGCATTTTCGACCAGGCCAACAAGATACCATTAACCATATTATTAACAGAAACAACGTTCTTGCTGTCATGCCAACTGGCGGAGGAAAATCGATTTGCTATCAAATTCCTGGTCTAGCTCTAGAAGGAACAGCTATCATTATTTCACCACTCATTTCATTAATGAAAGATCAAGTTGATTCCTTGCTTGCATTAGGGATTGCCGCAACTTATATTAATAGCTCATTGTCCATGGAGCAACAGCAGACTCGCCTTAAAGATATTGCTTTAGGCAGGTATAAATTTGTATACGTGGCACCAGAGCGTTTTGATTCGAATTCATTCATTCGTGTGCTAAAGCGAATTCGAATATCGTTAATTGCTTTCGATGAAGCACATTGCATTTCGCAATGGGGACATGATTTCCGTCCTAGTTACCGTTCCATTATTCCTCAGTTGCAACAGTTATCTGGTAACCCAATTATCATAGCTTTAACAGCGACGGCAACGGAGGAAGTTATTGTAGATATACAGCAGCAGTTACATATTCAGTACGTTGTTAATACAGGATTTGAAAGAAAAAACTTATCCTTTTATCTTATTAAAGGAAGAGATAAACTGTCGTATATCCGCTCCTTTCTGCAAAAAAGAGAAGGAGAATCAGGAATAATTTATACGGCTACCCGAAAACAAGCGGACACACTTTATGAACGATTAATGAAACAAGGATATGAAGTTAGCAAGTATCACGCGGGATTAACAGAATGGGAAAGAAAAACTGCTCAATCTTCGTTTATTCATGATGAAAAACAGTTAATGATAGCAACCAATGCCTTTGGGATGGGAATCGATAAATCCAACGTTCGTTTTGTTATTCATTATGCCATGCCAATGAATATAGAATCGTATTATCAAGAAGCTGGAAGAGCTGGAAGAGACGGCGAGCCAAGCGATTGTATTTTGTTGTTTTCCCCTCAGGATGTACAAATGCAAAAATTTTTAATTGAGCAGTCTTTCATGGATGAGCTAAAAAAACAGGGAGAATATCGAAAGCTACAAGCAATGATTAATTATTGCCATACACATAGCTGCTTAACATCGTTTATTTTAAATTATTTTCATGAAACAAATCAGCAGACGAACTGCGGACGCTGCAGTAATTGTGTGGAGCGCCAAGAACAAGTCGATATCACGGAAGAAGCACAAAAAATCCTATCTTGTGTGAAGCGAATGGATGAACGATTTGGTGTAGGTATGACTGCAAAAGTACTAAAAGGTTCGAAAGATAAAAAAATAAAAGAATTTGGACTGAATCGGTTGTCTACGTATGGAATTCTCTCTTCCTACACAGAAAAAGAACTAACCGAGTTCATTCATTTTTTAGTAGCTGAACAAGTATTAACGATTGAAGAAGGAAAATATCCAACTTTACGGTTAAACAAGCAATCGGTAGCTGTATTAATGGGAAAGAAAACGGTAACCATGTTTACTGCCTCCGTTCCAGTAAATGAGGCTGCTGACTACCATGAAGATTTGTTTAACATGCTGCGCAAGCTGCGAAAACAAATTGCCGATGAAAAAAACGTCCCGCCGTATGTGTTATTTTCCGATGTAACATTGAAGGATCTAAGCAGATATTTACCAGAAACAAAAGATGAAATGCTCATGATCAAGGGTGTAGGAGAAAAAAAGTTCGAGCAATTTGGGGAAGCCTTTTTGAGTGTGCTTCTAGACTGGAAAAGAAACCATCCCGATGTAAAAAAAGTAATTCCCATTCAAAATGCTCCTGTCCAAAAAAGAGACTCTCATCGACCGGATAACCGCCCAAGTCACTTAGTTAGTTACCAAATGTTCCAATCTGGCAAGTCGATTAAGGATATTGCTATTATACGTGAATTGTCGCTACAAACTGTCGAGGCACATTTATTTAAAGCGTTCAAAGATGGATATCCAATTGCATGGGAAATCTTTTTTACACCCGAGGAAGAAGATACTGTCTTAGAGTCTAGAGACAAACTGAATGCTTCCAAACTGAAACCGTTAAAGGAGTCACTTCCTGAAACATTTGATTATACAAAAATTAAAGCTGTTCTAACAAAAAATGGATATATGTAAGATAAGCCATTCTCAATGAACAAGAGAACTTTAAGCTAGTCAACAACGCTACTTAAAAAAGTTATTTATAACATAGAAGCAAAGATAATTTCTAGAACAAAAGCTAGAAGCGCATTAGACAGCCCCCACCAAGTGCTGAAACTCCAACAAAGAGGCTGCTCGCGCCTCAGGAGAAATGAAGCGACCCCGAGGGGCTAGGCACTGAAACTGATGTGGATAAATTATCATTCAAAAATTATCCACAATGAACAAAGTTTATAGTCTCCTGAACAATTAAAAAACAACCAATCCATCTCTTTTAACCAAATCGATTGGTTGTTTTCATCTTTAATTTTCTATTTCCACGCCCATGTTCCGTTCCGAAATACTGGTTCAGTCGTACCATCCTGAAGAACACCATCAATATTTAAATGCTCTGAGCCAATCATAAAATCTACATGTGCCAGGCTATCGTTTACTCCATGTTGATCAAGCTCTTGTTCATTCATAGAAGAACCACCCTTCAGATTAGTTGGATATGCCTTTCCAAGGGCGATATGACAAGACGCATTTTCATCAAACAATGTGTTATAAAAGATTAAGCCTGATTGTGAAACTGGTGATTCATGCGGTACAAGTGCAACCTCTCCAAGACGCTTCGATCCTTCGTCAATATTTAGGATTTGTTCTAACACAGCTTCTCCCTCTTCAGCTTGAAAGTCGACTACTTTACCTTCCTTAAAAGTTAAACTGAAACCGTCAATTAAACTGCCGCCATAATTAAGTGGTTTGGTGCTGGCCACTGTTCCATGAACGGCATACTTATGTGGAAGAGAGAACACTTCTTCTGTAGGCATATTTGGGTTAAATGTTACTCCCCCCTCTGTTTGCGCAGACCCGCCTTTCCATATATGCCCTTCTGGAAGTTCCATTTCCAAATTAGTACCTGGTGCCGTAAAAATTAACTTCTTATAGTTCTTCTGATTTAATTTTTCCCGTGCTGTTCTTAGTCGTTCATTATGAGCATCCCAAGCAGCAATTGGGTCTTCTTGGTCAACTCGAACTATTTTTACGATTGCCTCCCACAAACTTTCAACTGCTTCCTCTCGGGACTTATTTGGGAAAATCTTTTGCGCCCAGTCTCCAGTTGGGATCGAAATAATTGACCAGGCGATCCGGTCGTTCATCGTATATTTTCTATAGTTTTTCATGGCTTCTGCTGCAACTTTATTCGCTTTGGCAACTCTTGTAGGATCAATCCCCTCTAGTAAGTCCGGATTCGTAGCTCGAATATTTAATACAGCTGCTCCATCTTCGGCAAAACTGTCATGAAGTTTAACCTTCCAATCAGGAAAACTTGCGATGACTTCATCCGGGGCATGTTCAAATTTTAGTCTTGTCAGCTCATCATCCACCCAATTAATATGTACATCTTTTGCTCCCATTTCATATGCTTTTCGGGCAACGATCCTTGTAAATTCAGCACCTTCAATAGGCGCATTTATCATAAGGGCTTGACCTTGTTGTAAATTCACACCTGTTTTTAATGCTAATTCAGCATATTTTTCTTGTGTTCGTTGGCTAACCATTACCTTACCTCCACTCAAATTATTTCACACTAATATTATTTCACAAACCAAAAAAAATTACCAAAAAATATTGTGCATTAATCAACAAAGTTCCTTTATCTTCCACCAAAAGCCATATTAAAGACTGTTTCCTCCCGTTTCGAATAATAGTATTAGTATATAAGAATTTTATTACAGAGAACACGTCAAATGCGAATAATGGGTGTAGTCAATTAGCAAAAACTAGAAGCACTCGTTTAGCTACGTACAAATTGGAGCGTATTTTAACGAAATAAAGGAAACTGTGACATGAGGAGTTCATGTTGACTTATCTGGGAAGAAGATCGAAGTTGCTAGTCGTTCGAGCACATATGCTAGACGGAGCTACTTTCAAAAAAAGATATCCTTCATATAAAGTGAATCTTCAATCAGCGGTTTTCTTTATCCCCCACTGATTGTTAGAATGTAAAAACATCAAGCATTTGACTTGCAGTTAGATCTTCCACTTATCTTTCTAGGGTCGTAGCATAGAAGAGCAGGTTTTCCTTCCAGTTACATGCTGGGAATAAAAAAAGATATGTTTCCTAGACATTTTAAGAGAGTAGATGATACTTACCTTATTATCACTGGATTAGCTCTCTATACTAAACTTTACGTGTTATTTAGAATATGTTAACCTAATAATAGGTTACTTTTCGTAATAACTGTTTCAATTGTTGGAATAGATACGATCTGAGGTGATAATGATGGAAAACCTTTGTCCGCGCTTTGAAAAGGCTATGGTCCTTTTAAGTACACGCTGGGTAGGGCTTATCCTTTTTGATTTATTAAAGGGAACCAAACGTTTTTCTGAAATGGAAGCTGACTTGCCAATTAGTGGAAGATTACTTTCTGATCGACTAAAAATGTTAGAAAAAGAAGGCATTGTAACACGGGACATATATTCAGAATTCCCTGTGCGAATTGAGTACTCTTTATCTGAAAAAGGCAAAGCTTTAGCACCCGTTATTCAGGAAATTCAAAATTGGGCAGAGAATTATATCTCTTTAGACGAGTTAAATGAAAACACAAAATAAGAATTCCAACAGGATTTCTCTTTTCCTTCATGTATGTAGCAAAATTTAACATAGCTTCCTTTAGGATGATATTCGAGGTGTATGGATAAAGCAAAAGGTGCGAACTCTTTTAAAGGAGTTCGCACCTTTTATTATTCATGATCAGAGGCTTGATCGCGCCCCCAATAAGTAATCCCGTCTTGATTATCTAGTACATCACGATAAAATACTGGATCTTTTCCTTGTTTCCGTTGCCTGCGATAATCCTGCAATGCTTGATTAGCAATTTTAAACAATCTTGCAATCGCGTATAAGTTAATTAATGCCATAATGGCCATTGTCAAATCCGCTAATGCCCAAACAAAGTCGAAGGTAGCAATCGCACCAAAGGCTACCATCGCTAACACTGCAAGACGGTATAAAAATAAACCTATCTTGCTATTGCGAATATAGGTGATATTTGTTTCACCATAATAATAATTTCCTAAAATGGAGCTGTAAGCAAATAAAAGGATGGCAATAGCTATAAAAGCGCTCGCCCAGTCGCCAATATGAAATGCAAACGCGTTTTGTGTGATTTGAATGCCATCGGCTTTGCTCCCTTCGTAACCGCCAGCTGTAATAATGATAAAAGCAGTAGCACTACAAATTAAAATAGTATCAAAGAATACTCCTAACGCTTGGATTAAACCTTGCTTTACCGGATGCGTTACTTCAGCAGTGGCAGCAGCGTTTGGTGCACTTCCCATACCAGCTTCGTTGGAGAAAAGACCTCGTTTAATTCCCATCATAATCGCTGCACCAAATCCACCACCAGCTACTTCACGGATTCCAAATGCATTCGTAAAAATAATAGAAATCATATCAGGAATTGCAGTAATATTTGCGATTAAAACATAAATTGCCAAACCAATGTATAAGGTTGCCATGATCGGAACAATAATTTGCGACACGTTGGCTATGCTTTTTAATCCACCAAAAATAACAACAGCTGTAAAAATAAATAAAATAACTGCAATTACGTTTTTACTAATAGCAAACTCATTTTCAAATGCTAAGCTAATT
This window harbors:
- the brnQ gene encoding branched-chain amino acid transport system II carrier protein yields the protein MKKDTFIVGFMLFALFFGAGNLIYPPVLGVSSGSSFFSAIVGFIMTGIGLPVLAVTAISYVKEDARELGNPVHPLFGLFFTCLVYLAIGPFFGIPRAATVGYEMSIEPFLTTASSESLWLFTSIFFLAVFLVSLNPSKMVDRIGQILTPILLLSIAILVIGGLLLFDKPLQPATGDYKESPFFTGFIEGYLTMDAIAALAFGIIVVQTFKERGLSSRQALIKATLKVGFIAGIGLIIVYTTLGWISAKLPKGELFANGGEILSHAATSIFGTSGTLLLGIIVTLACFTTSVGLVVATAQFFVKISPLSYKWLAVIITLASYLIANQGLNTIIRFSVPALVFLYPIAIVLILLTFMQPLFGSRKAVYRGAILFTSIVSLYDGLQELEVTIPLVTDYFAVLPFSNIGLGWLVPALIGGILGWILSLFRQHRPLHEQG
- a CDS encoding cation:proton antiporter; translation: MVPSLLFEIMLIGLLGIGSQWVAWRYRMPAIVVMSITGLLAGPVLGIMNPEEDFGNLYSPIISVAVAIILFEGSLNLNFKELRGLGKPVFRISTVGAFIAWILGSLTAHYIAGLSWAVAFVIGGLFIVTGPTVIMPLLRQSKLKARPAKILKWEGIIVDPIGALLAVFAFEIITFLTATNPDINQLLLFFAASIFAAIFGWACGKGIGWMFETGHIPEFLKSPAVVIVVILCFTVADEIVHETGLLSVTAMGITLANMGISSISDMRHFKENISILLISTIFIMLTASLQLETLLQIFSPNIIGYVLLMMFAVRPLSIFLSTIGTSLSFNEKALVGWIAPRGIVALTVSGYFAGVLTEQGYEDAHILTTLTFGLVFFTVVAHGFSIGWLSKKLHLSMEGKPGALIIGANRFTVELAKSLSKANFPVIIVDSSWERLRPVREAGINFYHGNILSEQTEYNLDTIPFEYLLAATDDHAFNSLVCTTFMPEYGRTNVFKISPFDQLSKEATVVSRVGGRILFDKKFTMEDLLDKLDNHYVFRQTTLTSQYNYKQYLADKDDSTVFLYLIKPSGQLKFYSEEMRTVPAVGDRIVSLTPPNKEKAKIQAKLDNQRNGQNKEN
- a CDS encoding AI-2E family transporter — encoded protein: MYLVNKRWFQVLVFFILFFTLVLLISVTNFIFTPFIKIVGSVAVPVIGAGILYYLTKPLVNFFERMKINRIISIILVFVVLILVGVFVYMYIAPIAQQQFRNLINNVPKMVNWAQDLISLWQSNQTAIPEQVDKAINDFTNNLQSHIDSMLNYLFGFIGHIIGFVTSLVLVPFFLFFMLKDEEKLVPFITQVFSKKKAANIRALLAKLDGTLTSFIQGQLIVSFAVGVLLFIGYLIIDLNYSLTLALFAMVMNVIPFVGPFIAVIPALIVGAFQEPIMVIWVSIVMITAQQIESNLISPNVMGRALDLHPLTVITVILAAGSIAGFLGILFAVPFYAVIKTIIIHFYQTYVDSKKNKEDALL
- a CDS encoding phospho-sugar mutase, whose protein sequence is MKSWEHIYEKWNSFRDLEPDLKTQLAKLKDDPIALEDAFYKELTFGTGGMRGVIGPGINRMNVYTIRKAVDGLANYLLENTVNVRDRGVVIAYDSRHMSKEFALETAKVLGAYGIAAYVFSSLRPTPLLSFAVRYLGTVAGVMITASHNPPEYNGFKVYNEDGGQITPSQASDIITYINQTEDELTVPVIEKAELEEKELLIWIKDEVDNAYLQRLLQISKLPSTEIAKEKNMPVVFTPLHGTAYELVPQGLKQLNFKKVHMVKEQAIPDPEFSTVASPNPEEHQAFALAIEKGKQTDAVILLATDPDADRLGVAVKNKAGEYQVLTGNQLGALMFDYILSHSDLNLLKSGRMLKTVVTSELGKAVADYYGIKTVNTLTGFKFIGEKIRQFDSTGESFVFGYEESYGYLISSFVRDKDAVQASMMACEMAYYWHKQGKTLLDVLDDLFARHGYYFEGMDSLTLKGKRGSEQITAIMDYIRKEPMHKIGGLRVEQVEDYLVRTRKCLHDEKQTEPIELPKENMVKFILEQACWVCLRPSGTEPKLKCYYGVRGNSEAESREKLAALQATMNQVLKQILETE
- a CDS encoding SE1832 family protein; protein product: MSKQKLLAKLDELKSDYVRIQGDMDKLEYVGGRVSSAEEQLIRLEGEIAEVNKQLVELEK